A region from the Sphaerodactylus townsendi isolate TG3544 linkage group LG01, MPM_Stown_v2.3, whole genome shotgun sequence genome encodes:
- the LOC125445238 gene encoding uncharacterized protein LOC125445238, whose protein sequence is MLRCQICWQLLLGWAVLLGHPVFGDLDASEEPPLTESEEPVPVSQDVEEPVALPEESEKEESEDSLNRGQGPTSEELEMLFGPSDQELEERARMYRLRIERDRGRMYGFSVDHLMGIAVHHHNGKSDHIYTPYENGNVKVKKTIGTSIYLTLLLVKTNCTKEERPDETIYGFDDYEEQLHNPSPVERKRCEVPPEAEQEVLECTFTIFRDARSPYSADSVTDRHCVPFGQRRENEY, encoded by the exons ATGCTGCGTTGTCAGATTTGCTGGCAGCTGCTCCTTGGGTGGGCTGTGCTACTGGGCCATCCAGTCTTTGGGGACCTGGATGCCTCAGAAGAACCCCCTTTAACTGAGTCAGAGGAGCCGGTGCCAGTATCACAAGATGTGGAGGAGCCGGTGGCACTGCCAGAAGAGTCAGAGAAGGAAGAATCAGAAGATTCATTGAATCGAGGACAGGGACCGACCTCAGAAGAACTGGAGATGCTGTTTGGTCCTTCAGACCAAGAACTAGAAGAAAGGGCAAGAATGTACAGACTCAGGATAGAAAGAGATCGTGGCAGAATGTACGGTTTTTCAGTAGATCATTTGATGGGAATTGCTGTGCATCACCATAACGGGAAAAGTGATCATATTTACACACCATATGAGAATGGAAATGTAAAAGTTAAG AAAACAATCGGCACATCGATATACCTCACGCTTTTGTTGGTGAAAACCAACTGCACGAAGGAAGAAAGGCCAGATGAAACAATATATGGTTTCGATGACTACGAGGAGCAACTGCACAATCCCTCACCTGTGGAGAGGAAACGCTGTGAGGTGCCTCCAGAAGCTGAGCAAGAG GTATTGGAATGCACATTCACAATTTTTCGGGATGCGAGGAGCCCGTATTCGGCCGATTCTGTTACTGATCGCCATTGCGTGCCATTTGGTCAGCGGCGTGAAAATGAATACTGA